The Papaver somniferum cultivar HN1 unplaced genomic scaffold, ASM357369v1 unplaced-scaffold_32, whole genome shotgun sequence DNA segment GCTCTTCAGTGATACTACTAGTTAGTATGTGATAAGTAGTGACTGGACTGAACCAATTAGAGGATATACCTATCAAGTTTCACCATTAAAATAGTAGCCGGAGAAACCCAATCAAAAAATATGCAATTGAAGTCGCGTGTCAAAACGTTGGAATTTGTAGAGCTATTTGATCTTCACATGGATGATTAGGTTTGTCGATGTGGATtgtagtaaaataaaaagatGTTTCTCTCTCATCGCTCTCCTCTCCATTCTCCAAACCGTGTAGGTTTTCAAATCTTTTCATCATAGAACATTAGAACCTTAAACCCCGTAGAATCCAATAGATCCTTTAAAACCCTTACACctttttgttttaaaatcatGCAACCAAAACACAGTTACATCCAGATTGATCGAAAAAAATTTAGAttctcattcaaaaaccaaacccCAACCTCATCTATCACTTTGATAGAATTTTATCCTACGGGATTTACCCAAGGAGTTTTCCCCATAGCTTTGGCAAAACACCTATACAATCTGAGATACAAGCTGAGGGGATTTGTGTCTAATGGACTCTTTTAACAATCTGTATAAGTTGGACAGGCTCAAACATGCAAGCTTAACTGATCATACTGCTGCAGAAAACTCTTGAAGATTTGATTTTAAAAAAACTCTCTCAAATGATGAAGTAAATTCTTTTGCTGCTCTCCTCCAGGTCATTGATCCTACTTCTCCAATACTGGATACTCTTCCAAATGTTAGAAGATGGTAGATGACTACAGATGGAATTTTTACAGTAaaatatttatactcaaaagtgATCAGTGAAGATGGTGTAGATAATTTTCTACATGAGTTTGTCTGGGTGCATGGGATTCCACCTaaggttaatttttttttgtggtgTGATGTTCATGGAAGATTAAATTCTCAAGACAGACTGCAATACAAGGGAGTAGATATTGACAGTTCATGCCGTTTATGTGGAGACAGTACTGAATCCCAAGATCATATCTTATTGCATTGCAAAGTTGCGCATAAGGTTTGGTCATCTGTAACTCCTTCTGATAATTGGGCATGGGCTGTTCCAGATTCTTTCTACAATTTGGCAAGTTGCTGGAATAATACTCCACTCTCTGGCAATGCTAAGATGGTATGGAAGCTTCTACCTGTCGTATGGGTTCTTTGGAAAGAGAGAAACTGCAGAGTTTTTGAAGAAAATTACACATACAAACTTGATGAAGAATTATGTTGTGATGCCAAAACTCTGGTTCTCACTTGGGCTGCTGCGTTTGGAAACACGGTGCATTTAAACTTTGCTTACACAGTTAAAAACTGGAATATTGTTTTCTCTTAATTGTTTTTACTACCTCCGTAGTATCTTGTAAATTCTACTTCTCTTAATGAAAACTTCTtttcctatcaaaaaaaaaaaaaaaagtggattGTAGTATAAATAATGGTCTACACTTGGAAGTTGGACTAACAAGGATGGTCCGTGTCTAATAAGGTCCGTCTGAAAATGCACAATGCTAAGAATCTTAAGATTAACCATTTCTCAAGTCTCAGCCCCTGGTTCGAAGACTTGAAAGAAATCGGCAACCATAACTATACAAAAGTCTAAGTCGATCTTTTGACTTAAAATTCAAATCGTACATACAGATATTAGAAATACAAATTCAGTCTTTAATTACTGCCACAATTTTGAAACAAGTCATTTAAAGTCATCCGATGCTGGTCTACATTATAGAAATAAATATTTGGCTCAAATTCTCTGCAAGCCACACTGCCACAGACAGAGTGTTAAccgagcaaaaaaagaaaaaaagtgttaCTACCTAAAGTCTAAACCTTAACTTAAACCTGTGTGCGGTCTGCTTGTCATCTGTCTGTTTTGATCTCCCATAGAAATGTGAAACTGAACCAGTAAAGAAAAGAAAGTCAGTAACTAAATTTTTGTAAAGTCAAACTGCATGCAACTAATGCTCTTCGCTTCATTGTTTTTCACACCACTATACTTAAGACAGTAAAATTAATGCAAATTGCTGCCATTGGGTGTAGATTTCTAGGTTCATCAACCGTTTCTGTCTCCCTTTGTATCTTTCTCTTAAAAACTAACTAGTAATATTAATTGTTTGGATTTTAAAACCCCAGAATATCTGTAATAACCTGTTTGTCAACACGAGAGGCTCAATCAAACCAAAATATATGCTCCTGCAGTCTCTCATAATCAAAACTGGGAATAAATGGAAATGATAGTGTAACATAACAGGTCAGGTGTAAAATGATGGAAACCAGCTATAGCCAAGCCATATACAGCTGAATTCAAAAGCCAAACACAAACGCCGAAAGGCATTAAAATAAGAAGAAGCCACTTCCGTTCCGTAAACTTCCTGTTTTGGGGCCCTTTGTTGGCTCATTAACAACTGTTCCAAAGCTAAGGAAACTTCTTAGAGCCTTTGAGAAACAAAAGGGAATCTAGCAAAGGTCATTCATTCCCTTTGGTACTTCTTTTTCCTTTAAAAGGCCAAACCCCCAAACTTAATAGACTTCAGATCTTTCTCATTCTCACTCTCTCCCTCTCTAATTCTAAACTCCTTGCCGGCATGACAATTCAATCATGTTTCTTCGGCTGCTCGACTACAGACGACACAACAACCGATGAACAGCGAAAACAGTTGCAATCTCCGAATAATAATCTCTTTGGTTCTGATACAAGTAGTTGTGCTTCTGAGATGTTCAGCAATTCATCAACCCCAtcacaacaaagtatgtttagtACTAGTAGTCTTCAAAGTAATTTATCTTTACAAACACTACCTTCAGTTCTTTCTCTACAAAAATCATTGTCTCCAGAAAATTTAAAGAATCTTAATGTTTCTCATCACTGTCTCTTTTCATTCCAACGAACTCATCAAATTACATGCCTTGCTGTCTCATCTAACCTTCTCTACGTTGCTTCTGGATACGAAATTAGCGTTTTTGATCTTAACAACAATACCCATCTCAATACATTCAATGATACTCAGTCTGATTCTGGTTCGGTTAAATCAATAACGTTTTCCAAAGGAAAAATCTTCACAGCTCATCAAGATTGTAAAATTCGTCTATGGAAGTTATTAACGACCAAAGAATGCAACCGTCACAAATTAATCGCAACGCTTCCGACGTTAAATGATCGCCTCTGCCGGTTTGTATTGCCGAAGAACTATGTTCGCGTTAGGCGACATAAGAAACAACTTTGGATTCAACATTCTGATGCAGTTTCTGGTGTTTCTGTGAACAATGGTTTGATTTATTCCGTCTCTTGGGATAAATGTTTGAAAATTTGGAGGTCTA contains these protein-coding regions:
- the LOC113341864 gene encoding uncharacterized protein LOC113341864 translates to MTTDGIFTVKYLYSKVISEDGVDNFLHEFVWVHGIPPKVNFFLWCDVHGRLNSQDRLQYKGVDIDSSCRLCGDSTESQDHILLHCKVAHKVWSSVTPSDNWAWAVPDSFYNLASCWNNTPLSGNAKMVWKLLPVVWVLWKERNCRVFEENYTYKLDEELCCDAKTLVLTWAAAFGNTVHLNFAYTVKNWNIVFS
- the LOC113341927 gene encoding protein JINGUBANG-like, which produces MTIQSCFFGCSTTDDTTTDEQRKQLQSPNNNLFGSDTSSCASEMFSNSSTPSQQSMFSTSSLQSNLSLQTLPSVLSLQKSLSPENLKNLNVSHHCLFSFQRTHQITCLAVSSNLLYVASGYEISVFDLNNNTHLNTFNDTQSDSGSVKSITFSKGKIFTAHQDCKIRLWKLLTTKECNRHKLIATLPTLNDRLCRFVLPKNYVRVRRHKKQLWIQHSDAVSGVSVNNGLIYSVSWDKCLKIWRSRDLVCLESVKAHDDAVNFVAVSADGTVYTGSADKRIRVWGKGFNDNKKHSLIATLEKHKSAVNALALSADGSVLFSGACDRSILVWEREDSAEYMSVTGALRGHRGAILCLINVCDLLVSGSADRTIRVWQRRGDAQEYCCLAVLEGHEKPVKSLVAVSGGTSEGSVTICSGSLDGEVKVWQINLSLES